Proteins from one Xenopus tropicalis strain Nigerian chromosome 1, UCB_Xtro_10.0, whole genome shotgun sequence genomic window:
- the mlec gene encoding malectin isoform X2, with protein sequence MKLPILRSNPEDQVLYQTERYNEDSFGYDIPIKEEGEYVLVLKFAEVYFAQSQQKVFDVRVNGHTVVKDLDIFDRVGHSTAHDEIIPISIKKGKLSVQGEVSTFTGKLSVEFVKGYYDNPKVCALYIMKGTADDVPKLQPHPGLEKKEEEEEEEEEEGSTSKKQSNKNRVQSGPRTPNPYASDNSSLMFPILVAFGVFIPTLFCLCRL encoded by the exons ATGAAGCTGCCTATTCTGCGTTCCAACCCAGAAGACCAAGTCTTGTATCAGACTGAACGTTACAATGAGGACAGCTTTGGGTATGATATTCCCATCAAGGAGGAAGGGGAATATGTCCTAGTGCTGAAGTTTGCTGAGGTGTACTTTGCCCAGTCTCAGCAGAAG GTATTTGATGTCCGTGTAAATGGCCACACTGTGGTGAAGGACTTGGATATTTTTGATCGGGTGGGACACAGCACAGCCCACGATGAGATCATCCCCATTAGCATTAAGAAGGGGAAGCTAAGTGTGCAGGGGGAAGTGTCAACGTTTACAGGGAAACTCAGTGTGGAATTTGTAAAG GGATATTACGACAATCCCAAAGTTTGTGCCCTGTACATTATGAAGGGAACAGCTGATG ACGTCCCAAAGCTGCAGCCTCACCCAGGCCtagaaaagaaagaagaggaagaagaggaggaagaggaagaaggTTCAACTAGCAAGAAGCAGAGCAACAAAAATCGTGTCCAGTCAGGTCCAAGGACCCCTAACCCATATGCCTCTGACAACAGCAGCCTCATGTTTCCCATCCTGGTGGCCTTTGGAGTGTTTATCCCCACACTCTTCTGTCTGTGTCGGCTATAA
- the unc119b gene encoding protein unc-119 homolog B isoform X1, with product MSGSNREAAVAGQPKDERKKSGGGVINRLKARRVQGKESGASDQSSVTPFREEELLGLNDLRPEHVLGLSRVTENYLCKPEDNIYGIDFTRFKIRDLETGTVLFEISKPCSEQEEEEESTQLDASAGRFVRYQFTPAFLRLRKVGATVEFTVGDKPVKSFRMIERHYFRDRILKSFDFDFGFCIPNSRNTCEHMYEFPQLSEELIRQMTENPYETRSDSFYFVDNKLIMHNKADYAYNGGQ from the exons ATGAGCGGGTCTAACCGGGAGGCGGCTGTAGCTGGGCAGCCCAAAGACGAGCGAAAGAAATCGGGAGGCGGAGTGATAAACCGACTAAAGGCTCGGCGCGTACAGGGAAAGGAATCTGGAGCCTCAGACCAAAGCTCCGTAACACCGTTTAGAGAAGAGGAGCTCTTGGGCTTGAACGACCTGAGACCGGAGCATGTTCTGGGCCTGAGTCGGGTTACTGAGA ATTACTTGTGCAAACCTGAAGATAACATCTATGGTATTGATTTTACTCGCTTCAAAATTAGAGACCTGGAGACTGGCACTGTGCTCTTTGAGATTTCTAAACCTTGCTCAG aacaggaagaggaggaggagagcACTCAGCTAGATGCAAGTGCTGGGCGGTTTGTTCGTTATCAGTTTACGCCTGCATTCCTCAGGCTTCGAAAAGTTGGAGCAAC tGTGGAGTTCACTGTGGGGGACAAACCTGTGAAGAGTTTTCGGATGATTGAGAGACATTATTTCCGTGACCGTATACTTAAGAGCTTTGATTTTGACTTTGGCTTCTGCATCCCAAACAGCAGGAACACATGTGAACACATGTATGAATTTCCACAGCTGTCTGAGGAGTTAA TTCGACAAATGACTGAGAATCCTTATGAGACCCGGTCTGACAGCTTCTACTTTGTTGATAACAAGCTGATCATGCATAACAAAGCAGACTATGCCTATAATGGAGGGCAGTGA